The following are encoded together in the Echinicola jeungdonensis genome:
- a CDS encoding cold-shock protein, with amino-acid sequence MGRSNNSFIKKQKADRKAKKKKEKFENKLERKQQESSGKLEDMIAYVDEFGNITDTPPEPTDDKAEGKKNKPNS; translated from the coding sequence ATGGGAAGATCCAATAACAGTTTCATTAAAAAACAGAAGGCAGATAGAAAAGCCAAGAAGAAAAAGGAAAAATTTGAAAACAAGCTAGAGAGAAAGCAACAGGAATCCAGTGGTAAATTGGAAGATATGATTGCTTATGTGGATGAATTCGGCAATATCACCGATACTCCTCCGGAGCCTACTGATGATAAAGCTGAAGGGAAGAAAAATAAACCCAATTCCTAA
- a CDS encoding HEAT repeat domain-containing protein, with amino-acid sequence MAESIDQLIQNMCNKADEDAFLYADKLSQIGTKEVLEKLIEILKGEDIEDAYLAVRALSQMENNQEALEPLMEIIHSPANKDKNGIFVQYLEGFDLSQKFVDILRLYLFGNFKTSFLAKNYLDYTEFDITPRVIRKAEKHWKHFQHNCNHDHTYEIKKQEVESILGDLKAMFEE; translated from the coding sequence ATGGCCGAATCAATCGATCAATTGATCCAAAATATGTGTAATAAAGCTGATGAAGATGCCTTCCTGTATGCTGATAAATTGTCTCAAATCGGGACAAAGGAGGTATTGGAGAAATTAATTGAAATTTTAAAAGGGGAGGACATTGAGGATGCCTATTTAGCTGTAAGAGCCCTCTCCCAGATGGAAAATAATCAGGAAGCTTTGGAACCATTAATGGAAATCATCCATTCACCAGCAAATAAGGACAAAAATGGAATTTTTGTTCAATACCTGGAAGGATTTGATTTGAGCCAAAAATTTGTTGATATCCTTAGGTTGTATTTGTTTGGCAATTTTAAGACCTCATTTTTGGCTAAAAATTATTTGGATTACACCGAGTTTGATATCACTCCAAGGGTTATCAGAAAAGCAGAAAAGCATTGGAAACATTTTCAGCATAATTGTAACCATGATCATACTTATGAAATAAAAAAACAGGAAGTAGAATCTATATTGGGAGATTTGAAAGCCATGTTTGAGGAATAA